The following coding sequences are from one Scomber scombrus chromosome 20, fScoSco1.1, whole genome shotgun sequence window:
- the LOC134002650 gene encoding chymotrypsin-like elastase family member 1, producing MFRLVAFLSCIGLICAKPPFNYAVQNERVVGGWDARPNFWKSQASLQYNSYNDGYFYHICGGSLIGSFHIMTAAHCILSTDPGLYRVVVGEHNLYEYEGSEQFLRVEEIIVHPGWNGDLANGNDIAIMRLAESVYDNGFVAIAEFPYPGETLPHDFACYITGWGMMDSQGSAPAILQEAPIGVVEHAVCSTPAWWGNIALETMICAGGDGVISGCQGDSGGPLHCFTNGIWRVHGVVSYGPSGFCNQATKPTVFTRVSSFTDWIYSVSLLLTRSLCLTIAR from the exons ATGTTTCGGCTCGTGGCTTTTCTGTCCTGCATTG GGTTGATTTGTGCTAAGCCACCCTTCAACTATGCCGTGCAGAATGAGAGGGTCGTAGGAGGCTGGGATGCTAGACCCAACTTCTGGAAATCTCAG GCTTCTCTCCAGTATAATTCATACAATGATGGTTACTTCTACCACATCTGTGGAGGCTCCCTCATTGGTTCTTTTCACATTATGACTGCGGCTCACTGTATCCTCAG CACGGATCCTGGTTTGTACCGTGTGGTGGTGGGTGAACATAACCTGTATGAGTATGAAGGCAGTGAGCAGTTTCTTCGCGTGGAAGAAATCATTGTCCACCCTGGCTGGAATGGAGACCTTGCCAATGG AAATGATATTGCCATAATGAGACTGGCAGAAAGTGTGTACGACAATGGCTTTGTGGCTATAGCTGAATTTCCCTATCCTGGTGAGACACTGCCTCATGACTTCGCCTGTTACATCACCGGCTGGGGAATGATGGACT CTCAAGGAAGTGCCCCTGCCATCCTGCAGGAAGCTCCCATCGGTGTGGTGGAGCATGCAGTGTGCTCAACACCTGCGTGGTGGGGCAACATTGCTCTAGAGACCATGATTTGTGCTGGAGGGGATGGAGTCATATCAGGCTGCCAG GGCGACTCTGGAGGCCCCCTGCACTGCTTCACGAATGGAATCTGGAGGGTTCATGGTGTTGTCAGTTACGGTCCATCTGGCTTTTGCAACCAAGCAACTAAACCCACCGTCTTCACCAGAGTGTCGTCCTTCACTGATTGGATATATTCAGTAAGCCTCCTGCTAACTAGATCACTGTGTTTGACC attGCTCGATAG
- the LOC134002257 gene encoding Golgi reassembly-stacking protein 1-like, protein MGLPQSSFLSDGGTNSGYHVHGVQEDSPALRAGLEPFFDFILSIGNTRLNKESDLLKDLLKANVEKPVKLEVYNSKTQRVRELEVTPSNMWGGQGLLGASVRFCSFEGANENVWHVLDVEANSPAALAGLIAHHDFIVGADQVLQDSEDFFSLIEANEGKPLKLLVYNTQSDHCREVVVTPNGAWGGEGSLGCGIGYGYLHRIPTRQVQPNTENKSVLQSTLTGNSEEVVASDTELPPVNAGGPTGVNETGLNQIEGAVQELCVTSPTQSALDFDISNISEAVTPDLSDMVSTNDIGYSSMFANYGDDTCDQFSLDTSSADQRASSPEKEEDSDHQQTVQGHVLDLITSTSPNSEGVDDIIGLEVTTENLPDTTIPEVQDNNSEHSSSAQIMEEETSESAVTES, encoded by the exons ATGGGTTTACCGCAGAGCTCTTTTTTGTCGGACGGGGGAACTAACAGCGGATATCATGTGCATGGG GTACAAGAGGACTCCCCTGCCCTGAGAGCAGGACTGGAGCCATTCTTTGACTTCATTCTCTCTATTGGAAATACTAGACTT AATAAAGAAAGTGACTTGCTGAAAGACCTTCTAAAAGCCAATGTGGAGAAACCGGTTAAACTTGAAGTGTACAACTCTAAAACCCAGCGGGTGAGAGAACTGGAGGTGACACCCAGTAACATGTGGGGTGGTCAGGGTCTACTGGGTGCTAGTGTCCGCTTCTGCAGCTTTGAAGGAGCCAATGAAAACGTGTGGCATGTCTTG GATGTGGAAGCCAATTCTCCTGCAGCGTTAGCTGGCCTTATTGCACATCATGACTTCATTGTTGGAGCTGACCAGGTGTTGCAAGAT TCAGaggatttcttttctttgattGAAGCCAATGAGGGGAAACCTCTGAAGCTGCTTGTGTACAACACACAGAGTGACCACTGCAGAGAAGTAGTGGTGACTCCCAATGGAGCatggggaggagagggaag CTTGGGCTGCGGTATCGGCTATGGCTACTTGCACAGAATCCCAACCCGTCAAGTTCAGCCCAACACTGAGAATAAAAGTGTTCTACAATCCACACTAACAGGCAACAGTGAAGAAGTGGTTGCAAGTGACACTGAG CTGCCCCCAGTGAATGCAGGTGGACCCACTGGTGTCAACGAAACAGGTTTGAATCAAATTGAAGGAGCTGTGCAGGAGCTGTGTGTTACCTCACCCACACAGTCAGCCTTGGACTTTG ACATTTCCAACATATCCGAGGCAGTAACTCCAGACTTGTCAGACATGGTTTCCACCAATGACATCGGCTACAGCTCCATGTTTGCTAATTATGGAGATGATACCTGTGATCAGTTCAGCTTGG ATACCTCATCTGCAGACCAAAGAGCTTCATCTCCAGAGAAGGAAGAAGATTCAGACCACCAGCAAACGGTGCAGGGTCATGTTTTAGACCTGATCACCAGCACTTCTCCAAACAGTGAGGGCGTTGATGACATCATTGGCCTTGAAGTCACCACAGAGAACCTGCCTGACACAACTATCCCAGAGGTGCAAGATAATAATTCTGAGCACTCAAGCTCAGCCCAGATTATGGAGGAAGAAACTTCTGAGAGTGCAGTGACGGAAAGTTAA